A DNA window from Impatiens glandulifera chromosome 7, dImpGla2.1, whole genome shotgun sequence contains the following coding sequences:
- the LOC124945956 gene encoding uncharacterized protein LOC124945956 yields MAWRGSISRSLISTARATTFRSSPAAPRLRPPPLSAPRLQSRRSSFANPRKLGELGCTQSLMPLYAGATMTARLDVNLRAFCELYNGT; encoded by the exons ATGGCGTGGCGTGGTTCCATTTCCCGGTCTCTCATCTCAACCGCTAGGGCCACGACTTTCCGGTCATCTCCGGCTGCCCCTCGCCTCCGTCCCCCGCCACTTTCCGCTCCTCGCCTCCAGTCTCGCCGCTCATCTTTCGCCAATCCCAG GAAACTGGGAGAGTTAGGATGTACTCAATCTCTCATGCCATTGTACGCCGGAGCTACAATGACGGCGCGTCTGGACGTCAACTTGCGCGCTTTCTGCGAGCTTTATAACG GTACTTAA